In the genome of Coprothermobacter sp., one region contains:
- the hutU gene encoding urocanate hydratase, with the protein MEPIHAAHGTTLTCKSWQLEAPMRMLMNNLDPEVAERPEDLIVYGGKGKAARNWQAYADIIATLQSMDVDDTLVVQSGKPVAVWKTHIDAPRVIISNSMLVPHWATWDEFHKLEDKGLIMYGQMTAGSWIYIGAQGILQGTYETLAAAARQAGWEDLSGRFVLTGGCGGMSGAQPLAITMNGGVGLIVECDPARIQKRLDTKYIDTMTTDLDEALQMVRNAVAEKRPLSIGLVANAADVFPELLRRGIIPDVVTDQTSAHDTLNGYVPNGMPLEEAYALRASDPAEYERRALDAITVHCKAMVGLQERGAIVFDYGNNIRGQALANGYQDAFKFDGFVPKYIRPLFEEGKGPFRWAALSGDPKDIWATDEVILKEFAYDQHLVKWIQMAHDQVQFQGLPARICWLGYGERERFGLIINDLVKSGKISAPIVIGRDHLDCGSVASPNRETEKMMDGSDAIADWPILNALLNTIGGATWVSVHHGGGVGIGYSIHAGMVIVADGTDAAARRLSRVLTYDPGMGIVRHADAGYPKAIQFAKDHGIRMPSLK; encoded by the coding sequence TGCAAGAGCTGGCAACTGGAAGCTCCCATGCGCATGCTGATGAACAACCTGGATCCGGAGGTCGCAGAGCGGCCCGAAGACCTGATCGTCTACGGTGGCAAGGGCAAGGCTGCTCGCAACTGGCAGGCCTACGCGGACATCATCGCGACGCTCCAGAGCATGGACGTGGACGATACGCTGGTCGTGCAGTCCGGCAAACCTGTCGCTGTGTGGAAGACTCACATCGACGCGCCACGTGTCATCATCAGCAATTCAATGCTGGTTCCACACTGGGCCACCTGGGACGAATTCCACAAGCTGGAAGACAAGGGACTGATCATGTACGGCCAGATGACCGCCGGCTCCTGGATCTATATCGGGGCTCAGGGCATCCTGCAGGGTACCTATGAGACGCTGGCCGCTGCCGCCCGGCAAGCCGGCTGGGAAGACCTGAGCGGACGGTTCGTCCTCACGGGTGGATGCGGTGGTATGAGCGGCGCACAGCCTCTGGCCATCACCATGAACGGGGGGGTTGGGCTGATTGTTGAATGTGACCCCGCCCGAATCCAGAAACGTCTCGACACCAAGTATATCGATACGATGACGACCGACCTGGACGAGGCACTGCAGATGGTCCGGAACGCCGTCGCTGAGAAGCGGCCACTGTCCATCGGACTCGTCGCCAACGCTGCCGACGTGTTCCCTGAACTGTTGCGCAGGGGGATCATCCCGGACGTCGTGACCGACCAGACGTCTGCCCACGATACGCTGAATGGATACGTCCCCAACGGCATGCCGCTCGAAGAGGCATACGCTCTGCGTGCGAGCGACCCCGCCGAGTACGAGAGGCGCGCGCTGGACGCCATCACCGTCCACTGCAAGGCCATGGTCGGCCTGCAGGAACGTGGCGCGATCGTGTTCGACTATGGCAACAACATCCGTGGCCAGGCCCTGGCAAACGGCTATCAGGATGCGTTCAAGTTCGACGGGTTCGTCCCAAAGTACATCCGTCCACTGTTCGAGGAAGGCAAGGGCCCTTTCCGCTGGGCAGCGCTCTCGGGAGACCCCAAGGACATCTGGGCAACCGACGAGGTGATCCTGAAGGAGTTCGCGTACGACCAACACCTGGTAAAGTGGATCCAGATGGCACACGACCAGGTCCAGTTCCAGGGGCTGCCCGCCCGCATATGCTGGCTGGGATACGGCGAGCGTGAGCGCTTTGGCCTCATCATCAACGACCTCGTGAAATCAGGCAAGATCTCCGCACCCATCGTCATCGGGCGCGACCATCTCGACTGCGGCTCCGTCGCCTCACCCAACCGTGAGACCGAGAAGATGATGGACGGCAGCGACGCCATCGCCGACTGGCCCATCCTGAACGCTCTCCTCAATACGATCGGAGGGGCTACCTGGGTCTCCGTCCATCACGGCGGCGGCGTCGGGATCGGCTACTCCATCCACGCCGGCATGGTCATCGTCGCGGACGGCACCGACGCTGCGGCCAGACGGCTATCACGCGTTCTCACCTACGACCCGGGCATGGGCATCGTGCGGCACGCAGATGCAGGCTATCCGAAAGCCATCCAGTTTGCCAAGGACCACGGCATCCGTATGCCATCACTCAAGTAG